GTCATAATCAGCATATACCAGAAGTTTCCGGACAAAAGCATCATCACCATCGATACCGCGGACAAGAAAAACGTCACGTTAATGAGTTTCTTCTCGCCAAAACGTGTAATGAGCTTGCCGATCAGCGCTGCCTGCACAATCGTACCAGCAAGTGCTCCCACTGTGATAATGATGGAAATATCACGTGGAGTATATGCGAACTTCGCATCGACGAACAGCGGGAAGATAACTTCGAAGTTCGCCAAGCCAAACGTCATCGTAAAGACCAGCACCAGCATGATGAAGTACGACGATTGAAACGACTTGCCGAGTTGTACGAAGATGTTTTCCTGTTTGTCTTTGGCGTTTCGTGCCGCGAGCTGCTTTTCCTTCGGAAGTGATTCTGACAAGAAGAAGATGGAACCGAGTGTGGCTACCGCACCAACTGCCGCGGAAATGTAGAACGGCATACGCAAGCCAAGCTCCGCCAAAAATCCGCCAATACCAGGCCCGATAACAAATCCGAGCGACATAGCAGCTCCGAGCATCCCCAGTCCTTTTCCACGTTTATCCTCTGTCGTGATGTCCGCTACATAAGCCAGCATGGACGGAATCATCGCTGCTGCTCCGATCCCGCCGATCAGACGAGAAAGGTAGAGCACCCATGTCTGTTCAGCCAAGGCAAAAACCAAGTTGGAGATCGTAAACAGGACGAGTCCCGCTACAATCATGATTTTTCTACCGTACTTATCGGACCATTCCCCCGCAATCGGAGAAAAAAGAAATTGGGTCACTCCAAAGGCTGCCACCAAGTATCCGGCTGTCTCCCCACCCGCGCCGAACTCTTTGAGAAATTCGGGCAAAATCGGAATAATCAAGCCAATTCCCAGCATCGCAATAAACATGTTAATCATCAGGAAGAGAATCGGTCGCTCACTATTCTCTTGTGCATTCATTTTCATTTATCCAGTCCTATCCTAGTAGATTTTTCTCTTTAGCCTTGCAGCTTCGCTTTCACACTCTCAATCACCGTGCGCCAAATAGCAGGGTCTGTTGAAATCTTTTGCTTGAAGTTGCGGTACAGCTCCTTTTGCTTTTCCTCAAAATCAGGAGCGTCAGCAGCCGGCAATCCAGCGCGGGCAGTTGTAATCATTTCCTGCACTTCCGGAGAACGAGGTCCCCAAACTCTTGCCTCGTAGCCATCCTGGTCGAGGAAAATAAAGATCGGGATCGCACGTGCTGTGCCATTGGTCAGGTATTGATCCATCAACTCCAGATTTTCGTCACGGATCAGAAAGCGCAATTCGATGTTGCTTTCCTCGGCAATTCGCTGAATGACAGGAACGCACAAGGAAGCATCCCCACACCAGTCTGCGGTCAGCACGATCCCTTTCCAATTGCGCTGGGAGAGATCCTTCCAGACAGCCAGATCCTCGTCAGTAAATGTGAGCTGCTCGTATACGCGGGACAGCTCCTCTTTGTTGACGTTCATGCTTTCTTTGTACGCGGCAAAGCTCATTCCTTTTTCAAACCAACTGTTATGATTCACGTTAGACATACTCCGTACTCCTCCTGTATAGTGAAAAATTATTGCTCCCAAATAGCAGAAGTTCCCAATCGATTGCGAATGGAAGAGCTTCTTGTTTGGCGGGCTTCTTTCCCTGACGTCTGTTTCATCGTGCTTGCCTTGGCAGTCAGGTCCATAAACCACTCTCTATCTTTGGTTGCGAGGGCGAGGTCGATCAAATCAGGCATATGCTCTTCATCATCAAAAGAGCCTACTGGAATACGTTCCATCCACTGTCTCGGAATCACCACCAGCTTGCCGATCGTCTCTTCGTTGTCGCATTGAACCACATATACTTTCGCGGTACCTCGCAATGAATCATCTGTTTCGACGAAGCCTTGAACTAACTCGCCGAATTTGGTTTTGCCCAATATCCAATCTCCGACTTCCAATAACTCATCTCGATTCATTCTCGTGCACCTCCCAATTGTAACGGAAATTATTACAGTTTCCACGTTAAAAATTTGTAACTTTACTGTTGCGAACTCTCCTGACATCCTTGACGGACTTTATCTAATACGGTCTGGATCGTAATTTGCTCCAAATATTTCGTAAAGTACATCTCTGCTTCGGTAAAAATCTGATCCATGACTCCGTGCATATTCGCAGAAACCTGACACGCTTCATGCGGATCTCCCGAACACCAGTGCGGCTTAAGCGTACCGTTCGAGATCGAGCAATAAATCTCGGCCAAGGTGACCTCATTCGGATCGCACGCGAGTATATAACCGCCGCCAATTCCCTCTTTGGTCTTCACAAACCCGTTCTTACGTAGAAGGCTCATGATTTTGCGAATTCTGGCAGGATTCGTACATACATTTTTTGCAATGAGCTCACTGCTTGCCATATGCTCCGGGATATGAGCCAACAAAGCCAAGCTGTGAACCGCTATGGTAAATTCACTATTCACGTCACAGACGGCCTCCTTGCGAAGAGTACTGTAATAATAATTCTTACAGTTACGAATGTCAACAATTGTGTGGGGGCAAACTTTTTTAAAAAACGAGAGGTTTTTAATCTTCGGTGGTCGAGGGGAAGCGCAGGCACATGTTTTCCAGTCGCCTTTTTCCTCACTGCGTTCGGGCGGTCTCCTTCCAAACATGTACCTGCGCTTTTCGGACAACAGTTGCTTCTGCGGGGCTTTTTTAAATAAGTTTTTTTATAAAAAGGATTTCATCGCGGATGGGGATGCCGTTGTCAGCGATGAGAGGGATTTCTGGTTTGATTTGGCGGGCTTTGTCTACAGCATTGATGTACAGTTCGTGAAGCTGATAGCCTCTTTTTTGGTAAAAGCCCATGGCGTGCAGGTTATCGTTGGTGGTGACGAGCTTCATGCGGTGGCAGCCTTTTTCTTTGGCGGTCTGCTCTACTTGATTGAGGAGTGCGGTCCCGATTCCTTTGTTTTCGATCACACTGTCCAAGGAAATGATTTCACATTCCTGATCTTCGAGTACATAGGAAATAAATCCGTTGATTGTACCATCTTCCCCCTTCACTGCGTAGCCATCCAGCGCATCGCATTGGAAGACGCCACTGGAGATGACCATTTGCGGACTTCCCCAGTGTTTGATGAAAAATTCAGTGATGACGTTTTTGTCCAGTTCGCTTGTTGAAATCATCCGCAAAGCCTTCACCTCTCCAAAATGATAAAGCGAAAGCCCCTGCTTGTGAGTCAGCAAGGGGCACCATATGTTTACGAGCGTACATCCAGCAGTACTTTTCCCGTACTCGCCCTGCTCTCTACCCACGCATGGGCGTTCGCTGCTTCTTCCAATGCAAAATGCTTGCCGATCTTGATGTCCAGCTGTCCATTCGCCAAATAGTCTAAAACTTGCTTGGCTGTATCTTGCAACAAGTGTGGACGCAGCTTGCGTGTCGTACCAAAGCTAAAGCCTAAAACAGAGCGGCAGCTTGCGTGCAAATCGATTGTCTTGATCTGACCGATTTCGCCGCTGGCATTGCCAAAATGGACGAGTCGGCCGTACCAAGCGAGGCACTCGAGACTACGCTCGCTCACCGTTCCAGAAATCGAGTCCAAAATGACATCAGCTCCCGCACCATCCGTCAGCGCGCGTACCCTTTCCACAAAATCTTCGCGATCATTGCAAATCACATGGTCGGCACCGGCTGATAAGGCAATTTCCGCCTTTGCCCCATTACCGACTGTGCCGATGACACGACCTGCTCCGAGCAGCTTGGCTAACTGAATCGCCGTCGTCCCGATTCCGCCTGCCGCAGCGTGAATCAGTACGGTTTCCCCTTTGGCAATGCGAGCAACCTTCGCCAACAACTGGTACGAAGTAAATGACACGACTGGGCAAGCGGCTGCTGTTTCCGTGCTGATTTGATCGGGCAATACGAAGGTCAAGCTCTCATCCGCCACGATATACTCGGCGTATGATCCGTTAGCCGGAAAGGCGATGACTCGCTGCCCCACCTTCAGGCTTTGCACCTCTTCCCCTACCTGTTCGATCACGCCAGTCGCATCGAGTCCCGGGATAAACGGCAGCTTGGCTGCGCCCTTTTTTCCGTATCTGGATTTGATATCGGCATAATTGACACTGGTCATCTCGACGCGGATCAGCACCTGTGTAGGTGACATGGATGGCATCTCGACTTCGGCATATTTCATCGTTTCCGGCCCACCTAATTCTGTTACCAGGATCGCTTTCATGAAAAACTCCTCCAGACCATAGTGGAATGATTGTCAGTTTTGAAGAACGGTCATGATCTCAGCTTTTTTCGCTGCGTACTCCTCGTCAATAAGCACTGGCGTAAACGCTGCTCGCGGCATGTCCACCAATAGATCATGCCAAGATTTGCAGCCTTGATAAGCAGCGTCAATCGGGATTTCTACCGGCTGCTCTAATCGATACATCCGCACGAACAAAATGTGCAGTGGCTGTTTTTTCTTCCAATGTAGACGCACATCTGCAAAATCATCCGTCCAGATGTGGAAAGGTGATAGCGCACGCAGCTTGGCTTCGTCCATCAGCTCTACATCGTCGGTTACTTCGGCAAAATATTTGATCGTCACCGTCTTCTTGTCCATTGTCCAGCCTTCGAGGGTCGCATCTAACAGGTGTTGGTAGTCTGTCTTTACCATGTCGCGCTTCTGGTGCTCATAGGTCGGATACAAATAGAATTGATTGTTTTCCAAGCGGAATTCTCGTGTTTCTTCGTATAACCCACCCTTGCGGATCGTGATGATCTGCTCACCTTCTCCAAGCGCTTTGACGGCGACTGCCCATTCCTTCAAGCTAAGGGGGGATAGCGGCTGTACGATCGACTGCATGCAGCAACGGCTCCCTTCTACTGTCAGAATCGTTTGATGACTTTAGTCTAGCCCAATTCCAGCTCGTTGAGAAGTCGTCTTCAACAGTTGATCGACATGCTGCATAGCTCCTTGCAGTCTATCGGCATAATTCCCTCGCAATGTCACGTACGTAATTCCCCGCTCGTCCAGCATCTGACGCAGCTTTTCGTGATTGTGCAGGCGCACTTGCTCTTCTCCGTGCACACGCAGTCCATCATCTACCCATGCGACATCTGGCTCCATCAATAGCCACAAATCATACACTTGCTCTTTGGCAATCTGGTCAAGAACAGGGAAGGTTTGCCCGGTGTACAGTTCAGAGTAAAACTGGGTGACAATCGCTTCGGTATCGATAAACAAGAGCTTGTTGGCTTGCTGGAGCGCTTTGTATTCTTCCATTTTGTGACCATACGCGATGTGCGGGAAATACTCCGGTGTCAAAATCGTATCGCAGCCCCCGACTTCTTCGCAGATTGTGCGCCCATACTCCTCGACAAACACGGTGTTGTAGATTTTCGCAAGATAGCGGGTCAAGGTCGATTTTCCGCAGCTCTCTGTTCCTACTACGACTACCTTTTTGACGAAATAGGGCTGAACAATAGCCGGGATGTGCTGCCAATGAGCGAAGACCCCCTCGTTGCGAATCTGGGTAGCAGAGATCGGCACTTGGCTGCGTGACTCATCGAGAATGATGTGCGCTGCCTCCGGGTATAAACGGCGAAAAATCGGATCATAGGCGGACTCTGAGCTAAAAACCAGATCAATTTTTTTCCCGATCTTGCGCTTGATGTCCGCTGCTCCCGCCTCCCAATCGTAGCTCTCGTCGCTATCCGCAAGATCCTCGACTACAAGCACACGGACATTTTCCATGTCCTTAACCAGCGTGGACAGCCATCTCAACCGTACTTCATAGGGAATGGGCTTGATTCCTGCCTCCTCACACAGCTTTTGGTCGCGTGTAGGGCTGTGCGAGAGAACGACGTACAGCTCGTCGCAGCGGCAGGCCGCCTGTGTTATTGCGTATACATGTCCTTGATGAAGTGGCAAAAATTTGCCGCCAATGAAGCCTACGCCCCCCATGTCTGCCCCTCCCTTTGCTTGCGATACTGTCTTACCCAGTTCATCAAGCCGTAGATGGCATTCACCAAATAAGCGGACCACATGACCAGCATCGAGATATCGCTTCCGTCCTTCAAAAACGCTACCAGCCACATGTAGATCGTGAACAAATCAATGATGATCCAGACCACCCACTGCTCGACCAAGCGCTTCACCATGAAAAGCATCGCGATGACGGAGAGAACAGCCGTCAAGGAATCGACAAAAGGCAAAGCCCCGCCCATTTGTTTCAATATAAACCCATAGGCAATCGTTGCAATGATACTCAAGAGAGTCCACCAGATGCGTGCACGATTGGACAAAATCGTAATCTTGACGTCATTCTGTTTGACTTCCGACACGCGGTTTTTACGCCACAAGTAGAGTCCTATGAATTGCATCGGCAAAAAATAGAGAAGATTCAGCATGACTTCGCCATAGTACTTTTGCCCATAGGCAACGAACGCGTACAAAACCACATTGATGATACCCGGGTAGTAGCTCCACGTCTTTCCTTTGGCGACGAGCACGACACTCACCATCCCTGTCAAGGAGGCGATCAAGCCGATGAATGTATCATCCAGCGCGAAATACAAGTAGAGGGTAACGAGTGTAAACGAGATGAGCCAAATTTTTTCAAACCAATTCCAGTCTGCTAAAAAGCCGGTGCTTTTCGCATTCATGCGAATCTCTCCTTGAACGCTCGCAGGTTTTCCTGGCGCGCAGAATTGTCGTAGACGGCAAACACGATGTGGTCAAAAAGCTGTGCATACTGTTCCTCGATCAAAACAGTCGCAAAGTACTCTGCTACGTCCTCCGCTTTGTTGCGGAATACTCCGCAGCCGTACGCCCCCAAAATGATCGTCCGGTGGTTGTGGATGGCTGCTGCCCGCAAAATTTTTCGGATGCGCTCCTTCATGACAGGGCCAATCTTTGCGACATTTTCAGGCTCTCGCTCACGAACAACCCCCGCATTCACAGCAGGCGCCGTAACGAAAGACAAGAGGTATGGATCAGGCAAAAGCTGATCGCTTTGGTCGCGGAGCACGGGGACCCGCGGTGAATAAATCATGTAGTCGGAATAAAAGCAGGTTTTCAACTGGCGATGGTAGGTGTACATTTCCTGCATTTGCACGATGCAAGGATACAGACCAGAGGAACGCGCCAAGCTCTCTTCCTGCGCCTGACTTCCCCCTAGGAATCCTCCGCCCGGATTTTTGGCGGAAGCAAAATTCAAGCATACGGCATCTGCTCGTTTTTCTGAAACGACGAGGCGCTTGGCTGCATCCAGGCTGGATTCCGAGGTGACCTCGATCTTGGCACGCAGTTGTGCAGCTGTTGTTTGCTTCGATGGCAATTGGACTGCGTCTGCGGCCAAATCATTTGGTCGATACAGAACCGACTGGCTGATGGCAGTAGTGAGCTCCTCCGTAATGCTCTTCTTTTCTCCCGCTTTGTTCACGTAATAGCCCTGCTCTATGATTTGCAGCGTCTCTTGCGCGATTCGTACGCGCACGCTTCGATTGTGTCCCTGATTCATTGTGATTTCCTCCCTGGTACGGTCCCTACGTCTGATCCATCCATTCCGGGTTAAAGCGGAAATACTTGGATGGTCGGTGCCCGGCATGTTTACGATATTGATTCGTTTCCAAAACTTTGTCGGCTACCTTCCTGCGAAAGGCCGCAGCCAACAGCTCACGTCCCAAAATCACTTCGTACACTTGTTGCAGATCGCTTAGCGTGAACAGCTCCGGCATTAGGGCAAAGGCGATATCCGTGTATTCAATCTTGTTACGCAATCGCTCCAATGCGTATTGAATGATTTTGGCGTGATCAAATGCAAGGTTGTTCGTCTCTACGATTTCGCGGGTCTCACGTATGGTGCGGCCCGTTACTGTTTTGGTAATTTTAATCGTGGCAGACAGTTCCTCTCTCTCATGTACAAGACGCAGCTCCAGCCATTTTTCAGTAATGGAGCCGTCACTAGTCCCCGTCTTCGTTTCTTTTAGCCACCTGTCCTCGATGCGGTACCACTCCGCTTCCTCTGCATCATCCCCTGCCTGCAACTGTAAAGACGAGCTGTCAACCAAGGCCATGTACGACGTGCTAATCACCCATGTCCGTGGATCCCTGCCCGCATCGCCCCAGGTGTAGAGCTGCTCCAAGTAAATGTCGTCTACGTTTGTTTCCGTACGCAGCTCGCGTCTGGCTGCCTCCTCCAGACTCTCCCCAGGTGTAACAAACCCACCCGGCAACGCCCATTGGCCAATATACGGATGCTCACCACGCTTCACGAGCAATATTTTCAACGACTTGGGCGAGAGCTTGCGGTAATTCTCCTCCAGCTCATCCATCACGGTGAATACCAGCATATCGACTGTCACAGACGGTCGCTCGAATTGGCTGACATCATAAGCTTCCAAGTACTCCTGTTCCGTTTGACCTTGTTTATTGACAGAAGGTTTATCTTTCATCCAATCGCCTCTTTTTGCTGCTGAATTGTTGTTGTCTTTTTGTTATTAACAAAATGTTATTATCAAGTTGTTGGTATCATATTACTCTTTCCTTTTATTGGTGTCAACAAAAAATCCCCACTTTCAAGTAAGGGGTTTTATTTGTTGTTGAAAACAGCCGCGTAGAAGAAGCGCATTTCCAGTCCAAGCGCCTCTGGAGCCCGCCCTAGCGTAGTAATAAATGGCGGGGGTTTTCAGCTTCACTTATGGAATACCTCTTCGAAACTTCCACGTTTGAAGCGCTCCCGCCATTTATTACGAAGCGGACAGTCTTCACCCCTTGCGGGGCGGAGGCCGAAGCGTAGACTGGAAATGCGCTTCTTCCCACCACCCTAGCCACTTTTTAAAACAAAACAAAAAGCCCCCTGCCAGCTAAATTCACTGACAGGAGGCTTCTTAAAACTATTAATAGCTTAGATTAAGCAGCACTCGGATCGGCTTTTACTGCCTGAACATAATCGTCTGCTTTCTTTTGGTCGAACTGACCTTCCCAACGAGAGATCACAATTGCTGCCAACGCATTACCTACTACGTTAACAACTGTACGAGCCATATCCATCAAACGGTCTACACCGGCGATGAAAGCAAGACCTTCTACTGGGAGACCTACAGAGCCGAGCGTAGCCAACAGTACTACGAACGATACTCCCGGTACACCAGCGATCCCTTTAGACGTAACCATCAGTACGAGCATCAGCGTGATCTGTGTGCTGATTGGCATGTGAATCCCATACATTTGCGCAATGAACAGAGCAGCCAGTGCCTGATACAATGTGGAACCATCCAGGTTGAAGGAGTAGCCTGTCGGAATAACAAAGGACGCGATCGCCTTCGGACAGCCCATCTTCTCCATTTTTTCCATAATTTTAGGCAGTACAGTCTCGGAGCTGGAAGTGGAGTAAGCCAACAACAGCTCGTCCTTCAATACACGCAGAAGGGAAGTGATTTTGATTCCGCTGATACGTGCGATGATGCCCAATACCACCAAGATGAAGAACACCATGGCAACGTGAACCAAAATAACCAGTTTCCCCAATGGAATCAAGGAAGACAAACCGAATTTGGAAACGGTAACACCAATCAGTGCAAAAACACCGAACGGAGCGAAACGCATGATGGTGTTCACAACCCAGAACATGGCGTCCGCGACTCCATTGAAAAAGTTGAGAACCGGCCTTCCCTTCTCCCCTGCTGCTGCGACACCAAGTCCAAACAGAACCGAGAAGAAAATAATCGCTAACATATCACCACGAGCAAGCGAATCAAAGATATTCGTTGGTACAATCTTAACGAATGTTTCCACCATACCGTGGCTCTGTGTTGCTTCTGCCGTGTCTACATACTTGTGGATATCAGTCTTGGTAAGGACTGTTCGATCCACGCCGACACCCGGTTGAAAGATATTGGCCGCCAAAAGACCAATGATAATGGCAATCGTGGTAACGATTTCAAAATACAGAATTGTCTTACCACCGATTTTACCGAGCTTCTTCATGTCACCTACGCCTGCTACGCCCACAATAAGCGTGGCAACAACGATCGGAACGACAATCATTTTAATCAATCGGAGAAAAATATCACCGATAGGCTGTAAATAGGTCGCCACTGCCGGGTTGCCGTAGAAAATAGCACCCACCAGGATACCCAGAATGAGACCGACGACAATCTGCATCGCTAATCCAAACCGCTTCATCCTGACACCTCGCTATGAAAGAATAAGATGTGACTCTCAAGACGATATGCTTATACGCATCAAACTTGAGTGGTATATAGGTGAGCATCATATCATGACTTTTTGTGTTTTCCCCTTTTTTGTATTTTTTTCATTTCTTTGTTTTTTCTGATATCCTCTATCAATTTCGCGATATGATTGGGTTCATTGTATTCATTTCTGGAAAAATGATAAAATAAAGGAATCAACTTTCAGCGATCTTTCATTCAGAATGGAGCGCAGTCATGACGATTCGGAAAATGATCATCCTGCTACTAGTTCTAGCAGTCGGGTTGTTTCTTTTGCCTTACTCCGTCCCCTTTTTGCTAGCACTGCTAACAGCAATTCTGGTTGAGCCGCTCGTCTTGTTTCTTATCAAAAGACTACGCATGAATCGGATGAGTGCGGTAATCGCATCCTTCTTCCTCTTCCTCATTTCTTTTGGGATCGTACTGTACTGGATCGGCACACAGATTGTCATTCAGGGAATGGTTTTGGCTCAGCGATTACCGGCTTTTTCGCAGCATATTTTTGAGTTAGTCGAGTCCTATTTGATGAGCTGGGAAACTTACTATGCGTCGTTACCTGCCGAAACCGTCTCAGAAATCCAGAGTGTCTTCGCTGGGCTGAAAAGCTGGGCGCTTACTTCAGCCTCCACGGTTGCCAAAGGTATTCTCGGCGTAGCAGCCATCGTTCCAGGCTTTTTGATCTCCACGATTATTTACTTAGTTGCCTTGTTTTTGATCAGTCTCGATTTACCGAAGCTGCGTGCTGGGTTCATGAGAATGTTCACCGTATCTGCTCGTGAAAAGATCGAGGTGGTTATCTCTCAATTGAACCGTGCCACCCTTGGTTTTTTACGTGCCCAAATCATCTTGAGCCTGATGACGTTCGCGCTGTCCTTATTGGGATTGCTCATTTTGCAGGTCAAGTATGCAGCCGTCATTTCTCTCATGATCGTTTTCGTCGATATTCTCCCCATCTTAGGCACAGGCTCGTTCCTCGTCCCATGGGCTATTTACACCTTCTTGATGGGCAACTCTTCTTTGGCAATCGGCCTGATCGTCATCTTCCTCGTGATTACGGTCGTCCGCCGCATTATTGAACCAAAGATACTCGCATCTAATCTGGGAATAAGCGCACTGGCCGCTCTTGTCAGCATGTTCCTCGGATTTCAGGTGCTGGGATTTTTCGGGTTGATACTTGGTCCAGCGCTCGTCATTATCTATGAGGCGCTGAGAAAAGCTGGATTCTTGAATTTCAAAATCGATTTTTGATGGGCACAAAAGAGTAGGTAGTGCTACGGCCGTTTTTTCCGGTAATGGAATCGGAAAAGCGGCCGTTGATATAGAAAGATATATGGGGGAGAGCATATGTGTGCATACAAAGAACTGACCACCTCACAACGGACAATCATGACGCCAGGGCCCGTCGAGGCAGAGCCTAGTGTTCTTCGCGTGATGGGTTCACCCATTTTGGGACAATTCGATCCAGAATTCACGAATATCATGAACGAAACAATGGAGATGCTTCGGAAATTGTTTCAGACATCCAATCATTGGGCATTCCCGATAGACGGAACTTCCCGGGCGGGCATCGAGGCCGTTTTGTGTAGCATAATCGAACCAGGAGATCGGGTGCTTGTACCCATTTATGGACGATTCGGGCACTTGCTCACGGAGATTGCGGAAAGGTATGGCGCAGATGTGATGACGATGGAAACGCGCTGGGGAAGTGTCTTTGAACCGCAGGACGTCATTGCCGAAATCGAGCGAGTTCAGCCCAAAATCGTAGCAATGGTTCACGGCGAAACATCCACTGGCTGTGTTCAGCCTTTGAAAGAAATCGGAGCAGCTTGCCGCCGAATGGATGTCCTATTTGTCGTCGATGCTGTCGCTTCGATCGGCGGGACAGAAGTGAAGGTAGACGATTGGTATATCGACGCATGTATAGGTGGTACTCAAAAATGCTTGTCTGTCCCCTCTGGGATGGCTCCTATCACGTTTAATGCTCGTGTAGAAGCACTCTTGCTCCAACGGAAAAAGATCGAGCGTGGACTGGCTGATCCCTCTGCTCCGAAATCTGCTCAAACCCGAACGATCCGCAGCAACTATTTTGACTTGAGCCAACTCATGGATTACTGGGGACCTGCACGGCTGAACCACCATACGGAGGCGACAACGATGCTGTACGCATTGCGCGAGGGAGTGCGCATTGCCCTCACAGAAGGTCTGGAGGCGAGATTCGCCAGACATCGCTTGCATGAACAAGCCTTGGTCGCTGGTGTGTTGGCGATGGGATTGCAGCTCTATGGCGATCCGGCTTGCAAGCTTCCCGTCGTGACCTGTATCAAAATTCCTGACGGGCTCGACGGAGAGTCAGTCCGTGCTATGCTGCTCGAAGATTTTCATATTGAAATTGCCAGTTCCTTCGGGCCGTTAAAAGGGACAATCTGGCGGATTGGCACAATGGGCTACAGTTGCCGGAAGAA
The window above is part of the Brevibacillus antibioticus genome. Proteins encoded here:
- a CDS encoding NUDIX hydrolase, encoding MKDKPSVNKQGQTEQEYLEAYDVSQFERPSVTVDMLVFTVMDELEENYRKLSPKSLKILLVKRGEHPYIGQWALPGGFVTPGESLEEAARRELRTETNVDDIYLEQLYTWGDAGRDPRTWVISTSYMALVDSSSLQLQAGDDAEEAEWYRIEDRWLKETKTGTSDGSITEKWLELRLVHEREELSATIKITKTVTGRTIRETREIVETNNLAFDHAKIIQYALERLRNKIEYTDIAFALMPELFTLSDLQQVYEVILGRELLAAAFRRKVADKVLETNQYRKHAGHRPSKYFRFNPEWMDQT
- a CDS encoding cation:dicarboxylate symporter family transporter, which codes for MKRFGLAMQIVVGLILGILVGAIFYGNPAVATYLQPIGDIFLRLIKMIVVPIVVATLIVGVAGVGDMKKLGKIGGKTILYFEIVTTIAIIIGLLAANIFQPGVGVDRTVLTKTDIHKYVDTAEATQSHGMVETFVKIVPTNIFDSLARGDMLAIIFFSVLFGLGVAAAGEKGRPVLNFFNGVADAMFWVVNTIMRFAPFGVFALIGVTVSKFGLSSLIPLGKLVILVHVAMVFFILVVLGIIARISGIKITSLLRVLKDELLLAYSTSSSETVLPKIMEKMEKMGCPKAIASFVIPTGYSFNLDGSTLYQALAALFIAQMYGIHMPISTQITLMLVLMVTSKGIAGVPGVSFVVLLATLGSVGLPVEGLAFIAGVDRLMDMARTVVNVVGNALAAIVISRWEGQFDQKKADDYVQAVKADPSAA
- the ytvI gene encoding sporulation integral membrane protein YtvI → MTIRKMIILLLVLAVGLFLLPYSVPFLLALLTAILVEPLVLFLIKRLRMNRMSAVIASFFLFLISFGIVLYWIGTQIVIQGMVLAQRLPAFSQHIFELVESYLMSWETYYASLPAETVSEIQSVFAGLKSWALTSASTVAKGILGVAAIVPGFLISTIIYLVALFLISLDLPKLRAGFMRMFTVSAREKIEVVISQLNRATLGFLRAQIILSLMTFALSLLGLLILQVKYAAVISLMIVFVDILPILGTGSFLVPWAIYTFLMGNSSLAIGLIVIFLVITVVRRIIEPKILASNLGISALAALVSMFLGFQVLGFFGLILGPALVIIYEALRKAGFLNFKIDF
- a CDS encoding pyridoxal-phosphate-dependent aminotransferase family protein, which produces MCAYKELTTSQRTIMTPGPVEAEPSVLRVMGSPILGQFDPEFTNIMNETMEMLRKLFQTSNHWAFPIDGTSRAGIEAVLCSIIEPGDRVLVPIYGRFGHLLTEIAERYGADVMTMETRWGSVFEPQDVIAEIERVQPKIVAMVHGETSTGCVQPLKEIGAACRRMDVLFVVDAVASIGGTEVKVDDWYIDACIGGTQKCLSVPSGMAPITFNARVEALLLQRKKIERGLADPSAPKSAQTRTIRSNYFDLSQLMDYWGPARLNHHTEATTMLYALREGVRIALTEGLEARFARHRLHEQALVAGVLAMGLQLYGDPACKLPVVTCIKIPDGLDGESVRAMLLEDFHIEIASSFGPLKGTIWRIGTMGYSCRKKNILHVLGALEAVLIRHGARVHAGRAVQAALDIYDQEQAQNS